The genomic window ACATAACTATATTAGGCATAAATCTAGACCAACAGCTTTAGTAGCTCTTAAAGGGAAAAGTCGCCATATTGAAGTAAACTCATCGCTTTCAGCAAACGATTCTGACTTTATCAAACAATGTGTGCTTTTAAGTATGGGAATTGCTCAGCTTCATGGGTATATGGTTGTTGATGAGATTAAGAAAGGAAAACTCGTACCATTATTGGAAAATGAGTTTATAGATCATCAAGATATATTTATATATTATCAAAAAAATAAGTTTGTTCAGCCAAAAGTGAAAGAGTTTGTAGAGCTTGTTGTGAATGCAAAAATATTGTTGTAGGAATTTTATTGTTTAGGTTTTTTTAACTCTCTCACCAAATAAGCTACTACCAATTCTAACTTCTGTGCTGCCATGCTGTACCGCTAGCTGATAGTCTGCACTCATTCCCATAGATAGTCTTGTGAGTTTTTGCTCGTTAGATAACTGAGAATTAACTTCATCAAAAAAGCTCTTCACTTTCTTAAAGCTTTTGTCAGGTGTGATTGATTTTGCTGGGATACACATTAGTCCTACAACAGTTGTGTTTTTCAGCTCTTTTGATATTTTTATACACTTCAAAACTTCATCTTGCTGCAAAGAGTTAAATCCTGATTTGTTGGGATCATTATCAATATTTATTTGTAAAAGAACATTTATTTGCTTGTTTTCAGCTTTGGCAGCTTTATCGATTTTCTCAAGGTGATCTTTTTTTTCAACGCTTTGAATAGAATCTACATATTTAACAATGTGTTTTATTTTACGAGATTGTAAAGAGCCGATGAAATGCCAGCTTAGATCAGGTCTTGCGGTAGCTTTCTCCTCTAGTGCTTGTA from Francisella adeliensis includes these protein-coding regions:
- a CDS encoding YggS family pyridoxal phosphate-dependent enzyme, whose product is MIDKGFIKNAYNQIIKNIDSKVKLLAVSKYQSIEKIDYLKSLGQTDFGENYLQALEEKATARPDLSWHFIGSLQSRKIKHIVKYVDSIQSVEKKDHLEKIDKAAKAENKQINVLLQINIDNDPNKSGFNSLQQDEVLKCIKISKELKNTTVVGLMCIPAKSITPDKSFKKVKSFFDEVNSQLSNEQKLTRLSMGMSADYQLAVQHGSTEVRIGSSLFGERVKKT